In Clostridium sporogenes, one genomic interval encodes:
- a CDS encoding dTMP kinase, producing MERGRLIVIEGSDGSGKATQTKKLYDKLVKQNKKVKKVEFPNYKSESSALIKMYLSGEFGKNPDSVNPYASSTFYAVDRFASYKKDWGEFYLKGGIIIADRYTTSNMIHQAAKIKEVQAKDKFLNWLWDFEFEKFNLPVPDCVIFLDMPPKCSKSLMETRNNKFTGEKEKDIHENNYEYLLESYNNSKYISEKYGWNRIECTNEDKIKSIDQINDDIIKVITKYIDFSEQS from the coding sequence ATGGAAAGAGGTAGGTTAATAGTTATAGAGGGTAGTGATGGAAGTGGTAAAGCTACCCAAACTAAAAAACTTTATGATAAATTAGTAAAACAAAATAAAAAAGTTAAAAAAGTGGAATTCCCTAATTATAAAAGTGAATCATCTGCTTTAATAAAGATGTATTTAAGTGGTGAATTTGGAAAGAATCCTGATAGTGTAAATCCTTATGCTTCATCTACATTTTATGCAGTAGACAGATTTGCATCCTATAAAAAAGATTGGGGAGAGTTCTACTTAAAGGGTGGAATTATTATTGCAGATAGATATACCACATCTAATATGATACATCAAGCAGCAAAAATAAAGGAGGTACAAGCTAAAGATAAATTCCTAAATTGGCTATGGGATTTTGAATTTGAAAAGTTTAATTTACCCGTACCAGATTGTGTTATATTTTTAGATATGCCTCCTAAATGTAGTAAAAGCCTTATGGAAACTAGGAATAATAAATTTACAGGAGAGAAAGAGAAAGATATACACGAAAATAATTATGAGTATCTATTAGAGTCATATAACAATTCTAAATATATATCAGAAAAATATGGTTGGAATAGAATTGAATGTACTAATGAGGATAAGATTAAAAGTATAGACCAAATAAATGATGATATAATTAAAGTAATAACAAAATATATAGATTTTAGTGAACAAAGCTAA
- a CDS encoding DUF362 domain-containing protein, which translates to MAYKITDACVSCGACAAECPVNAISQGDSIFDIDADTCIDCGNCANVCPVGAPVQD; encoded by the coding sequence ATGGCATACAAAATTACAGATGCTTGCGTAAGCTGTGGAGCATGTGCTGCAGAATGTCCAGTTAATGCTATAAGTCAAGGAGATTCTATATTTGATATAGATGCAGACACTTGTATTGATTGCGGAAACTGTGCTAATGTTTGTCCAGTAGGAGCACCAGTTCAAGACTAA
- a CDS encoding DNA polymerase III subunit delta' — MNSYTIIGHENIKNRIKNSIVKGKFSHASIIVGEDGIGKSIIAKEIAMIILEKSQRRSYADLIEFKPINKKSIGIDDIRNLIEEINKKPIEGNKKVIIIYKSELITEVAQNAFLKTIEEPPKGVYIILLCENMEYMLDTIKSRCEIFKLNRLKPYDIENFIKYKYKDIKKDNINSAIAFSDGIPGKAERFIEDESLKYIRDMSLGMLKDSKDLSNYNYLMKYENFLMSYKETWEEVLTCILSYLRDSLLFKETGDEELLLNVDKKEFIKDISEKYSYINLDKMVSIINDTRDKLNRNINSTLVFDAMLIKMQEV, encoded by the coding sequence TTGAATTCATATACAATAATAGGGCATGAAAATATAAAAAATAGGATTAAAAATTCAATAGTTAAAGGTAAATTTTCACATGCCAGTATTATTGTTGGAGAGGATGGCATCGGTAAAAGTATAATAGCTAAGGAAATAGCTATGATTATATTAGAAAAATCACAGCGGAGAAGTTATGCAGACCTAATAGAATTTAAACCTATTAATAAAAAATCTATAGGTATAGATGATATAAGAAACTTAATAGAAGAGATAAATAAAAAACCCATAGAAGGAAATAAAAAGGTTATTATAATATATAAATCTGAATTAATAACAGAAGTTGCTCAAAATGCCTTTTTAAAAACTATAGAGGAGCCACCTAAAGGTGTTTATATAATATTGTTATGTGAAAATATGGAATACATGTTAGATACTATAAAATCTAGATGCGAAATATTTAAATTAAATAGGCTAAAGCCATATGATATAGAGAATTTTATAAAATATAAATACAAGGATATAAAAAAAGACAATATAAATTCAGCAATAGCATTTAGTGATGGAATTCCAGGTAAAGCTGAAAGATTTATTGAAGATGAGTCACTAAAATATATAAGAGATATGAGTTTAGGTATGTTAAAAGATTCAAAAGACTTAAGTAATTATAATTATTTGATGAAATATGAAAACTTTTTAATGAGTTATAAGGAAACTTGGGAAGAGGTTTTAACTTGTATTTTATCATATCTTAGAGATTCATTGTTATTTAAGGAAACTGGAGATGAAGAGTTATTATTAAATGTAGATAAGAAAGAGTTTATAAAAGATATATCAGAAAAATATTCATATATAAACTTGGATAAAATGGTAAGTATAATAAATGATACAAGAGATAAATTAAATAGGAATATAAACTCCACTCTAGTATTTGATGCAATGCTTATAAAAATGCAGGAGGTATAA
- a CDS encoding PSP1 domain-containing protein, with product MIEVVGVRFKKAGKIYYFDPSNIEINKGEYVIVETIRGIEFGEAVIAKKQINENEIVAPLKNVIRKATEEDIKKHHENKEKEKYALEICLQKIQEHKLNMKLIDVEYTFDNNKVIFYFTADGRVDFRELVKDLASIFRTRIELRQIGVRDEAKMVGGLGPCGRPMCCSIFLGDFAPVSIKMAKEQNLSLNPTKISGICGRLMCCLNYEQQTYESIRKVLPKIGSIVKTPYGQGEVVDNNVVKEEVKVKIKSEDNEEFIQPVPIMEAELISGGYEGNIESVDEEEINIEIDDADETIIKELLKDE from the coding sequence ATGATAGAAGTTGTAGGAGTTCGATTTAAAAAGGCTGGTAAAATATATTATTTTGATCCCAGTAATATAGAAATAAATAAGGGAGAATATGTTATAGTAGAAACTATAAGAGGGATAGAATTTGGAGAAGCGGTTATTGCTAAAAAGCAAATTAATGAAAATGAAATAGTAGCTCCATTAAAAAATGTAATTAGAAAAGCAACAGAAGAAGATATAAAGAAACATCATGAAAATAAGGAAAAAGAAAAATACGCATTAGAAATTTGTCTACAAAAGATACAGGAACATAAATTAAATATGAAGTTAATAGATGTAGAATACACTTTTGATAATAATAAAGTTATATTCTACTTTACAGCGGATGGTAGAGTGGATTTTAGAGAATTAGTTAAGGATTTAGCTTCAATATTTAGAACCAGAATAGAATTAAGACAAATAGGAGTACGTGATGAAGCAAAAATGGTTGGAGGATTAGGACCTTGTGGCAGACCTATGTGTTGTTCTATATTTTTAGGAGATTTTGCTCCAGTATCAATAAAGATGGCTAAGGAACAAAATTTATCATTAAATCCTACCAAAATTTCAGGTATATGTGGAAGACTTATGTGTTGTTTAAATTATGAACAGCAAACCTATGAAAGTATTAGAAAAGTATTACCTAAGATAGGATCAATAGTTAAGACTCCTTATGGACAAGGAGAGGTAGTAGATAATAATGTGGTGAAAGAAGAAGTTAAAGTCAAGATCAAAAGTGAAGATAACGAAGAATTTATACAGCCAGTGCCTATAATGGAAGCAGAACTTATATCTGGTGGCTATGAAGGTAATATAGAAAGTGTAGATGAAGAAGAAATAAATATTGAAATAGACGATGCAGATGAAACAATAATAAAAGAGTTGCTTAAAGATGAATAG
- the rsmI gene encoding 16S rRNA (cytidine(1402)-2'-O)-methyltransferase, with the protein MLNIEEGKLYVVPTPIGNLRDITIRALDVLKNVDIIAAEDTRQTLKLLNHFNIKKTLISYHKFNEEDKSINIINSLKEGKNIALVSDAGMPGISDPGYVLIKKCIEEQIIFEVLPGATAFTTALVYSGMDTTKFIFKGFIPRENKNRQKLVQDIKDRMETLIFYESPHRLKECLKFLRESLGNRNISICRELTKVHEEIIRDNLEEIIKYYESHQPKGEYVLVLEGKSIEEIEKEKEMEWSSINIQDHIKKYINEGYSKKESIKLVAKDRKITKSEVYKYSIDI; encoded by the coding sequence ATGCTTAATATAGAGGAAGGGAAATTATATGTAGTTCCTACTCCTATAGGAAATTTAAGAGATATAACAATAAGAGCATTAGATGTACTAAAGAATGTTGATATTATAGCAGCAGAGGACACAAGACAAACTTTAAAATTATTAAATCATTTTAATATAAAAAAAACATTAATAAGTTATCATAAATTTAATGAAGAAGATAAAAGTATAAATATAATAAATAGTTTAAAAGAAGGAAAAAACATAGCATTAGTATCTGATGCAGGTATGCCAGGAATATCAGATCCAGGATATGTGCTCATAAAAAAATGTATAGAAGAGCAAATAATATTTGAAGTTTTACCTGGAGCTACGGCATTTACTACAGCCTTAGTCTATTCTGGAATGGATACTACAAAGTTTATTTTTAAGGGTTTTATACCGAGGGAAAATAAAAATAGACAAAAGTTAGTACAGGATATAAAGGATAGAATGGAAACATTAATTTTTTATGAATCCCCTCATAGATTAAAGGAATGTTTAAAATTTTTAAGGGAGTCTTTAGGGAACAGAAATATATCTATATGTAGAGAACTTACTAAGGTACATGAAGAAATTATAAGGGATAATTTAGAAGAGATTATAAAATATTATGAGAGTCACCAACCTAAAGGTGAATATGTTTTAGTTTTAGAAGGAAAATCCATAGAAGAAATAGAAAAAGAAAAGGAAATGGAGTGGTCTAGTATAAATATACAAGATCATATAAAAAAGTATATAAATGAAGGATATAGCAAAAAAGAGTCTATAAAATTAGTGGCTAAAGATAGAAAAATAACTAAGTCAGAAGTATACAAGTATTCTATAGATATATAA
- a CDS encoding heavy-metal-associated domain-containing protein — protein MKALLKVCDMRTIQDINKVKSAVANNEGVVACEISKEKKEVSVIYDDYFVDVDKIIESIENIGYTVI, from the coding sequence ATGAAGGCACTATTAAAGGTATGCGATATGAGAACAATACAGGATATAAATAAAGTAAAAAGTGCTGTAGCTAATAATGAAGGTGTAGTAGCCTGCGAAATAAGTAAGGAAAAAAAAGAAGTAAGTGTTATATATGATGATTATTTTGTAGATGTAGATAAGATAATAGAATCCATAGAAAATATAGGTTATACAGTTATATAA
- a CDS encoding tRNA1(Val) (adenine(37)-N6)-methyltransferase codes for MDRIIKEDETLDDLQLKGIHVIQKKQAFRFGIDAVLLANFPRIKNGDKVVDLCTGTGIIPFILAGKTNASNIIGIEIQKEIADMAKRSIKYNNLQEKVKFIEGDLKDIKLLKDIEKVDVVTVNPPYKTQGTGIININDKNAISRHEICCTLDDIVNAAKILLKDKGKLYMIHRPDRIVDIMNVMRKYCIEPKLIRTIHPAADKAPSMILIEGQKNGGKFLKWDSPLYIYDENNKYTNEVKRIYAIE; via the coding sequence ATGGATAGAATTATAAAAGAAGATGAAACATTAGATGATCTTCAGTTAAAGGGAATTCATGTTATACAAAAAAAGCAGGCATTTAGATTCGGAATAGATGCAGTATTATTAGCTAATTTTCCTAGAATAAAAAATGGAGATAAAGTAGTTGATTTATGTACTGGAACAGGTATAATTCCATTTATATTAGCAGGCAAAACTAATGCTAGTAATATTATAGGTATAGAAATACAAAAGGAAATTGCTGATATGGCAAAACGAAGCATAAAGTATAATAATTTGCAGGAAAAAGTTAAGTTTATAGAAGGTGACTTAAAAGATATAAAACTTTTGAAAGATATAGAAAAGGTAGATGTAGTTACAGTAAACCCACCTTATAAAACTCAAGGAACAGGAATTATAAACATTAATGATAAAAATGCTATATCTAGACATGAAATTTGTTGTACTTTAGATGATATAGTAAATGCAGCTAAAATTTTATTAAAAGATAAAGGTAAATTATATATGATACATAGGCCAGATAGAATAGTAGATATAATGAATGTAATGAGAAAGTATTGCATAGAGCCTAAATTAATAAGGACTATTCATCCAGCGGCAGACAAGGCACCCTCTATGATATTAATTGAAGGGCAAAAAAATGGTGGTAAGTTTTTGAAATGGGATAGTCCGCTATACATTTATGATGAAAATAATAAATATACCAATGAGGTTAAAAGAATTTATGCAATTGAATAA
- a CDS encoding cyclic-di-AMP receptor, which produces MKLVIAIVQDDDASDLIDEITEDGFRVTKLATTGGFLKAGNTTLMIGVEEKDVDKLIKKIEEICKTRKQIVTSPSPVNGSAGMYVPYPIEVKVGGATIFVVDVDKFVRV; this is translated from the coding sequence ATGAAATTAGTTATCGCTATTGTTCAAGATGATGATGCTTCAGATTTAATAGATGAAATAACAGAAGATGGATTTAGAGTAACAAAGTTGGCTACTACAGGAGGATTCTTAAAAGCAGGAAATACTACTCTTATGATAGGTGTAGAAGAAAAAGATGTAGATAAATTGATTAAAAAAATAGAAGAGATATGTAAAACTAGAAAACAAATTGTAACATCACCATCACCGGTAAATGGATCAGCTGGAATGTATGTACCTTATCCAATAGAAGTAAAGGTTGGAGGGGCTACTATATTTGTTGTGGATGTAGATAAATTTGTAAGAGTTTAA